The following are encoded in a window of Ignicoccus islandicus DSM 13165 genomic DNA:
- a CDS encoding diphthine--ammonia ligase, translating into MKAAALLSGGKDSIFALHWAVLHGIDICCTLTLKPPEDSLLLQFNAVEVTKLQSASMGIRNYFMEGSEDLIIDLLEIAKRNGATHVVTGALLSDYQRQRMSFLSQKLGLRVINPIWKINQEEYMRNLVRYGFEFILVRVASMGLGPEFLGRPITQNDIELIIELSRKYKFNPAFEGGEAETLVIYAPLFKKRLNVKGRIVRRGPDDWIYQITDAWLE; encoded by the coding sequence CTGAAAGCCGCTGCTTTACTTTCTGGAGGTAAGGACAGTATCTTCGCTCTACACTGGGCTGTACTTCACGGTATCGATATATGTTGTACCCTTACCTTAAAGCCTCCCGAAGATTCCCTCTTACTTCAATTCAATGCAGTCGAAGTGACGAAACTCCAATCGGCTTCTATGGGAATAAGGAACTACTTTATGGAAGGTTCCGAGGACTTAATCATAGATCTACTTGAGATTGCGAAGAGGAACGGGGCCACCCACGTGGTTACCGGTGCCTTGCTTTCAGATTATCAACGCCAGAGAATGTCGTTTCTCTCGCAAAAATTAGGCTTACGTGTAATAAACCCTATCTGGAAGATAAACCAAGAAGAATATATGAGAAATCTCGTCAGATACGGATTCGAGTTCATTCTCGTTAGGGTCGCTAGTATGGGACTCGGGCCAGAATTTCTAGGTCGACCAATTACCCAGAATGACATTGAACTCATAATTGAACTTTCGAGAAAGTATAAGTTCAATCCAGCATTTGAAGGGGGTGAGGCGGAAACTTTAGTTATTTACGCACCCCTCTTTAAGAAAAGGCTAAACGTCAAGGGAAGAATCGTGAGAAGAGGTCCCGATGATTGGATATACCAAATTACTGATGCTTGGTTGGAGTGA
- a CDS encoding TrmH family RNA methyltransferase encodes MKVRVVLVEPEGMINFGFIVRLSKNFEIDEIAVVNPKFDPFDEEVKRFAAQGVNYLSKVKIYNTVEEALEGFKVCTSAKVSHDDPLRQHVLPWELKDYIGDAQIVSLVFGRESVGLRRDELEKCDILMHIPASSSYPVLNLSHAVAITLYEFWKQFKLERGTLPSKPSEEDVNLFKLNLANLAETFIKDEMKRSRIIRLLENLAAKSTRSELRALIYFLGKCKRAIEEKCH; translated from the coding sequence TTGAAAGTAAGAGTGGTTCTCGTCGAGCCCGAAGGTATGATAAATTTCGGATTCATAGTAAGGCTTTCTAAGAACTTTGAAATAGACGAGATAGCTGTAGTGAACCCCAAGTTTGATCCATTTGATGAGGAGGTAAAGCGTTTCGCAGCGCAAGGCGTCAACTACCTCTCAAAGGTCAAAATTTACAACACTGTCGAGGAGGCTCTAGAGGGATTCAAGGTATGCACCTCCGCAAAAGTTTCTCATGACGATCCTTTACGCCAACATGTCCTTCCCTGGGAACTTAAAGATTACATTGGGGACGCACAGATAGTATCTCTAGTTTTCGGTCGCGAAAGCGTGGGACTTAGGAGAGATGAACTTGAGAAATGCGATATATTAATGCATATACCAGCGTCTTCTTCGTATCCTGTGCTCAACCTCTCGCATGCCGTTGCAATAACCCTCTACGAGTTCTGGAAGCAGTTTAAACTGGAAAGGGGAACCTTACCTTCGAAGCCGTCAGAGGAAGATGTAAATCTATTTAAGTTAAATCTTGCAAACCTCGCTGAAACGTTTATCAAAGATGAAATGAAGAGAAGCAGAATTATTAGATTACTTGAGAATCTGGCGGCCAAATCTACGAGGTCGGAGCTGAGGGCATTGATATACTTTTTGGGAAAATGCAAGAGGGCAATTGAAGAAAAGTGCCATTAG
- the gatC gene encoding Asp-tRNA(Asn)/Glu-tRNA(Gln) amidotransferase subunit GatC, translated as MIDARRAAELSKLKLSEEELKRLEEDLKDIYSLFEKLNSIEVTGEPMYTPSDLTNVARNDEPSECLGDKWISLAPLKEETEEGKFVVSPRPL; from the coding sequence ATGATAGATGCACGAAGAGCGGCTGAATTATCGAAGTTAAAATTAAGTGAAGAAGAGTTAAAGAGACTCGAAGAAGACCTTAAGGACATTTATTCCCTATTTGAGAAATTGAACTCGATTGAAGTGACTGGTGAACCTATGTACACACCAAGCGATCTCACCAACGTCGCGAGAAACGATGAACCTTCCGAGTGCTTGGGAGATAAATGGATTAGCCTTGCCCCATTGAAGGAAGAGACTGAAGAAGGTAAGTTCGTTGTATCACCTAGACCTCTCTAA
- a CDS encoding dihydrofolate reductase family protein, producing the protein MTWIIFTTASLDGRIATTEGDSKLSCEHDLQLLHKFRCWSDLVLVGANTAIADDPGLFVKRIKCSRQPYRGVVDGKLRIPTNLRLFRDQPWLSMVVTTTYGIRSNPTKYRFLINRGVKVVIVGNGPSIDMKEARMRLEEMGIRRVLIEGGGKLNWSLIKEDVVDRLEITYVGRVLGAGVPIIDGEGFKRVSEAPLFAPVDIRICKCGRCVHVSWIRSFK; encoded by the coding sequence GTGACATGGATCATATTCACTACGGCTAGTTTGGATGGTCGTATAGCTACAACAGAGGGTGATTCTAAACTTTCCTGCGAACATGATTTACAATTACTTCATAAGTTTAGATGTTGGAGCGACCTAGTCTTAGTGGGAGCTAACACAGCAATAGCGGACGACCCCGGTCTCTTTGTAAAGAGAATTAAGTGTAGTAGGCAACCATACCGTGGAGTGGTTGATGGTAAGTTAAGGATACCTACCAATTTGAGACTCTTTCGGGATCAACCTTGGTTATCAATGGTTGTGACTACTACCTATGGAATTAGATCGAACCCCACCAAATATAGATTCCTTATTAATAGAGGTGTGAAAGTAGTTATAGTTGGTAATGGACCTTCAATTGATATGAAGGAAGCTAGAATGAGACTAGAAGAAATGGGAATACGGAGAGTATTAATAGAGGGGGGTGGTAAGTTAAATTGGTCGCTAATTAAAGAGGACGTTGTGGACAGACTTGAAATCACTTACGTAGGAAGAGTTTTAGGAGCTGGTGTTCCTATTATAGATGGTGAAGGCTTTAAGAGAGTCTCAGAAGCCCCCTTATTTGCACCTGTCGATATTAGGATATGTAAATGTGGTAGATGTGTACACGTAAGTTGGATTAGGTCGTTTAAGTAG
- a CDS encoding peroxiredoxin: MPGQIPLIGEKLPEMVVHTDHGPKKLPDDYKGKWLVIFSHPADFTPVCTTEFVAFAKRYEDFKKLNTELLGLSVDNSFSHIKWKEWIKEKLGVEIPFPIIADPLGEVAKKLGMLHPEGGVVTVRAVFIIDPEGKVRAILYYPLNVGRNMDEILRLLKALQLSDKWGRAFPAGWPKNEIIKDHVIIPPASTEQEAKERMQKYECFDWWFCHEPAPSKEDVEEAKKFLERPCQQ, translated from the coding sequence ATGCCGGGTCAAATACCCTTAATCGGTGAAAAACTCCCAGAGATGGTTGTACACACTGACCACGGACCTAAGAAGCTACCAGATGACTACAAGGGGAAGTGGTTAGTAATATTCAGCCACCCAGCTGACTTCACGCCAGTATGTACTACCGAGTTCGTAGCGTTCGCAAAGAGGTACGAGGACTTCAAGAAGCTCAATACCGAGCTACTAGGCCTAAGCGTCGACAATAGCTTCAGCCACATAAAGTGGAAGGAATGGATAAAGGAGAAGCTAGGCGTCGAAATACCGTTCCCAATCATCGCGGACCCCCTTGGTGAAGTAGCGAAGAAGCTAGGTATGCTACACCCCGAAGGTGGCGTAGTTACCGTAAGAGCAGTATTCATAATTGATCCAGAAGGAAAGGTTAGAGCGATACTCTACTACCCGCTCAACGTCGGCAGAAACATGGACGAAATACTAAGGTTACTGAAGGCCCTACAACTAAGCGACAAATGGGGAAGGGCCTTCCCGGCCGGATGGCCGAAGAACGAGATAATCAAGGACCATGTAATAATACCGCCAGCAAGCACCGAACAAGAGGCGAAGGAGAGGATGCAGAAGTACGAGTGCTTCGACTGGTGGTTCTGCCACGAGCCTGCTCCAAGCAAGGAGGACGTAGAGGAAGCGAAGAAGTTCCTAGAGAGACCTTGTCAACAATAA
- a CDS encoding DUF120 domain-containing protein, whose product MDREKITLLGLLLYYLSNGNPCDLMNDISERLRKLGLIDENGISRIAEGLVKELLSKKVSLKGIVVSGSGEGRYFLSLEGYRSQIRNRLGFDPYPGTLNVLLDPESMERKFLLLTRPPIILKGFRKDDRTFGEVLAYPARINGLWPAALVIPLRTHHPPSIIEIISPYKLREKLELKNGDYVAIEIY is encoded by the coding sequence GTGGATAGGGAAAAGATTACATTGCTTGGCTTACTTCTGTACTATTTGTCTAACGGTAATCCTTGCGATCTAATGAATGATATTTCAGAGAGATTAAGGAAACTTGGTTTAATAGATGAGAATGGTATATCGAGGATCGCCGAAGGTTTAGTAAAGGAGCTACTTTCCAAGAAAGTTTCACTTAAAGGGATAGTTGTAAGCGGTAGCGGAGAGGGAAGATACTTCCTGTCCTTAGAAGGCTATCGATCGCAAATAAGGAATAGATTGGGCTTCGATCCCTATCCGGGAACTCTTAACGTTCTCCTAGATCCTGAGAGCATGGAGAGAAAATTCCTATTACTGACTAGACCACCGATAATTCTGAAGGGGTTTCGAAAGGACGACAGAACCTTCGGGGAAGTGTTAGCTTATCCAGCGCGTATCAACGGACTGTGGCCAGCGGCTCTAGTTATACCTTTAAGAACGCACCATCCGCCATCTATAATAGAGATAATTTCTCCTTACAAGTTGCGCGAGAAATTGGAGTTAAAGAACGGAGATTACGTTGCCATTGAAATCTATTAG
- a CDS encoding HypC/HybG/HupF family hydrogenase formation chaperone encodes MCLGIPAKIIEVDRENGVAVVDVFGNKAEVDITLVEDVEPGDYVMVHAGAAIAKVDEEQWKESFEMWKQVLEAVNREYERLYGNQSEA; translated from the coding sequence TTGTGTCTAGGTATACCCGCGAAAATAATTGAAGTAGATAGAGAAAACGGTGTAGCCGTAGTTGACGTTTTCGGAAACAAAGCTGAAGTAGACATTACATTAGTCGAAGACGTGGAACCCGGTGATTACGTAATGGTACATGCCGGAGCAGCTATCGCCAAGGTTGATGAAGAGCAGTGGAAGGAGAGCTTTGAAATGTGGAAGCAGGTTCTTGAAGCGGTCAACAGAGAGTACGAAAGGTTATATGGTAATCAAAGTGAAGCTTAG
- a CDS encoding aspartate dehydrogenase domain-containing protein — protein MGEILIIGTTPIAIETINTLKEMQLNIDAIDVIDTENIGIEINRANEKVKIIDLDVALKKNYTLVVEMAGASKAKDLVPKFLERGNKVVLLAASLLADEKYFEEITRIAKLSGGKIIVPFGAIPGLDIISALSPLQNLDVEIEIRRPPEVLAKVLKEAGFEPDAAEVPVVLYEGSALEELKRIKNGINTIMAAVLAAGRDIKLKIVADSQVEGSKYKVKISSPIANVRIEAIYEVLGKDPTVSKIFVYSVIRVIKAILEDQTVIVF, from the coding sequence GTGGGGGAAATACTAATAATAGGCACTACACCCATTGCCATCGAAACAATCAATACGTTAAAAGAGATGCAATTAAACATCGATGCAATCGATGTAATCGATACCGAGAACATTGGTATCGAAATTAATCGAGCTAACGAAAAGGTCAAAATAATTGATTTAGACGTGGCCCTCAAGAAGAATTACACACTTGTAGTTGAAATGGCCGGGGCGTCCAAAGCGAAGGATCTAGTACCGAAATTCCTAGAAAGGGGCAATAAGGTGGTTCTATTAGCGGCTTCGCTTCTAGCTGATGAAAAATATTTCGAGGAAATAACCAGAATCGCGAAACTGAGTGGAGGTAAGATAATAGTCCCATTCGGTGCCATCCCAGGCTTGGATATAATTAGCGCATTATCGCCATTACAGAACTTAGATGTTGAGATTGAAATTAGGAGACCTCCCGAAGTATTGGCAAAAGTCTTGAAGGAAGCTGGATTCGAACCCGATGCAGCGGAAGTACCCGTAGTTTTATATGAAGGCTCCGCTCTAGAAGAGTTGAAGAGAATAAAAAATGGAATAAATACAATAATGGCGGCCGTGCTAGCCGCCGGACGCGATATTAAGTTAAAGATAGTGGCAGATAGTCAAGTAGAAGGCTCTAAATATAAAGTTAAGATATCAAGTCCAATAGCGAATGTTAGAATAGAAGCCATCTATGAAGTTCTAGGCAAAGACCCAACTGTAAGTAAGATATTTGTATACTCTGTAATAAGGGTGATTAAAGCTATACTTGAAGATCAAACGGTGATTGTGTTCTGA